AGAAAAATAATCTTAGCAAGGACTTAGTAGGTATATACAGCGCTTACATACGTCAACATCAGACCAAATCCGGATCCATTTTTATCCAAACAACCAAGATGTCTACTTAACTCACTTAACACATCTTCCTATGAACACTAATCcctaatttattaacataaccTTCTGTTTCCAGTTGAATCCGGACGTCAACGCGTTCCAGCGTAAGTTTGTCAATGAAGTCCGTCGCTGCGATGAGATGGAACGCAAACTGCGGTACATTGAGGCGGAGGTACATAAGGACGGAGTCCACATCCCCGCGGTCAAGGAAGCCCCCAGAGCCCCTAACCCGAGGGAGATCATCGATCTTGAGGTGAGATATTACCCCGAAGAAGGATAGACCTTTAATAAAGGTGTCAAGCGGTTTTGTACCACCTGATCATGTAGATAAGATACATTATTGCATTAAGGGTTGATTAAATTGCTTATTTGAGAACGACATTTACAATACACGTGATTTTGAATTGTGATTACTATGGGCTTATGTGTCTTAGTGGTCTCCACCTTCTCATCAATCGTACCGCCCCACTTATTTCTTTATCAGAGCTCTTTTAGTCATGATCATAATCATGATA
The genomic region above belongs to Trichoplusia ni isolate ovarian cell line Hi5 chromosome 14 unlocalized genomic scaffold, tn1 tig00003057_group13, whole genome shotgun sequence and contains:
- the LOC113506408 gene encoding V-type proton ATPase 116 kDa subunit a-like; its protein translation is MGAMFRSEEMALCQLFIQPEAAYTSVSELGEAGTVQFRDLNPDVNAFQRKFVNEVRRCDEMERKLRYIEAEVHKDGVHIPAVKEAPRAPNPREIIDLEVRYYPEEG